GAAGCAGGTTCAGCCTGACAGTTGCATCCCCTCTGAGGCCATGAGCTGTTCGTCAATGATATCTTCGAGAGCATCGCTGATACAGCTTCCAGCCTGGCCCATTACAACAACAGCTCTCGGGAAATCCAGACCACTGTGCGCCTGCTGCTGCCCGGGGAACTGGCGAA
The DNA window shown above is from Scyliorhinus canicula chromosome 19, sScyCan1.1, whole genome shotgun sequence and carries:
- the LOC119954012 gene encoding putative histone H2B type 2-D; the protein is MVLDKKGAAVDQKSAQKIIKKLLSKSSKKWKRARKESCSDYIQKVMKQVQPDSCIPSEAMSCSSMISSRASLIQLPAWPITTTALGKSRPLCACCCPGNWRSRSCRREQRL